In one window of Juglans regia cultivar Chandler chromosome 3, Walnut 2.0, whole genome shotgun sequence DNA:
- the LOC109011589 gene encoding transcription factor ORG2-like, with protein sequence MMLALSPPSWFSNNGSSSYFHQYSISQDQNYVHRDNDTLESALHFLSCETVQEVGLDPATAPTPVSHGDPKMVKKFNHNASERDRRKKMNGLYSSLRSLLPEADQMKKLSIPTTVSRVLKYIPELQKQVVGLIQNKEELLSMISSQTDIETQHEHEMMNQPKTIARSSLSTVSASRLNDTEVMIQISTCKINNNTPLSEILLSLEEVGLLLLNVSSFESFGGRVFYGLHLQGERNQILEFEILSEKLMSLYDKREAPLP encoded by the exons ATGATGTTAGCGTTATCACCACCTAGTTGGTTTTCCAACAATGGATCATCTTCTTACTTCCACCAATATTCCATAAGCCAAGACCAGAACTATGTCCACAGAGACAACGACACATTAGAGTCTGctcttcatttcctttcctgCGAGACCGTACAAGAAGTCGGTCTTGACCCAGCAACAGCACCAACTCCTGTTAGTCATGGTGACCCAAAAATGGTTAAGAAGTTTAACCACAATGCTAGCGAGCGTGATCGGCGCAAGAAGATGAATGGTTTGTACTCCTCTCTCCGTTCGCTGCTTCCAGAGGCAGATCAAATG AAGAAACTAAGCATTCCGACCACGGTTTCACGGGTGCTAAAATACATACCAGAGCTACAGAAGCAAGTGGTGGGACTGATTCAAAACAAGGAAGAGCTTTTATCAATGATTTCTAGTCAAACAGATATTGAAACTCAACATGAACATGAGATGATGAACCAACCTAAAACTATCGCTCGGAGTTCTTTGTCTACTGTTTCAGCAAGTCGACTTAATGATACGGAAGTTATGATACAAATATCCACATGTAAGATCAATAATAATACTCCATTATCTGAGATCCTTCTCAGTTTAGAGGAGGTTGGACTTCTACTACTAAATGTGTCATCCTTTGAGTCCTTTGGAGGGAGGGTCTTTTATGGTCTTCATCTTCAG GGagaaagaaatcaaatattGGAGTTCGAGATTCTGAGTGAGAAACTCATGTCCCTGTATGATAAGAGAGAAGCTCCATTGCCCTGA